From a single Labrenzia sp. PHM005 genomic region:
- a CDS encoding glutamate-5-semialdehyde dehydrogenase, translating to MLDKVEALSTEALMAEIGTRARAAGRVLANAPTEAKNTALLSMAKAVRAAIPTILKGNANDVEAMKANGQTAAFLDRGTLNEERIEAIAKALEDIVALEDPVGSVMAAWDRPNGLKIERVRTPLGVIGVIYESRPNVTADAGALCLKAGNAVVLRGGSDTIHSNKAIHAALQKGLVEAGLPEDAIQIVPVTDRAAVGEMLRGLNGNLDVIVPRGGRSLVERVQTEARVPVFAHLEGLVHIFVDKAADLEKAVAIVKNSKLRRTGICGALETLLVHEDVAESHLPSILEALNAGECEIRGDAEVQKIGSGVLQANEEDWSTEYLDKILSAMIVPDLDAAIAHITKYGSNHTDCIVTEDQAAADRFQAEVDSAIVLHNASTQFADGGEFGMGAEIGIATGRMHARGPVGVEQLTSFKYKVHGTGQIRP from the coding sequence ATGTTGGATAAGGTTGAGGCATTGTCGACGGAAGCTTTGATGGCGGAGATCGGCACACGCGCGCGGGCTGCTGGCCGGGTGCTTGCCAATGCCCCAACCGAGGCCAAGAACACGGCTTTGCTTTCAATGGCAAAGGCTGTTCGGGCAGCGATCCCAACTATTCTTAAGGGCAACGCCAATGACGTTGAGGCGATGAAGGCCAATGGTCAGACCGCTGCGTTCTTGGATCGTGGCACCTTGAACGAAGAGCGCATCGAAGCGATAGCCAAGGCACTGGAAGACATTGTTGCGCTCGAAGATCCCGTCGGCAGCGTGATGGCAGCTTGGGACCGCCCCAACGGCCTCAAGATCGAACGGGTTCGCACACCACTTGGCGTAATCGGGGTGATCTACGAGAGCCGGCCGAATGTGACCGCCGATGCCGGAGCGTTGTGCCTCAAGGCAGGCAATGCGGTTGTTTTGCGTGGCGGTTCCGACACCATCCACTCCAACAAGGCGATCCACGCAGCGCTGCAAAAGGGGCTGGTGGAAGCCGGCCTGCCGGAAGACGCAATCCAGATCGTTCCCGTGACGGATCGGGCAGCCGTTGGTGAAATGTTGCGCGGGCTGAATGGCAATCTGGATGTGATCGTTCCGCGTGGTGGCCGCAGCCTTGTCGAGCGTGTTCAAACCGAAGCGCGTGTGCCTGTCTTTGCGCACCTCGAAGGTCTGGTGCACATCTTTGTCGATAAAGCAGCAGACCTCGAAAAGGCTGTCGCGATCGTGAAAAACTCCAAGCTGCGCCGGACAGGAATTTGCGGCGCTTTGGAAACGCTGCTTGTGCATGAAGACGTCGCTGAAAGCCACTTGCCTTCAATTTTGGAGGCGTTGAACGCGGGGGAGTGCGAAATCCGTGGCGATGCCGAAGTTCAAAAGATTGGCTCCGGTGTTTTGCAAGCGAACGAAGAGGATTGGTCAACGGAGTATCTGGACAAGATCCTCTCCGCAATGATCGTGCCGGATCTCGACGCGGCGATCGCGCACATTACCAAATACGGGTCCAATCACACCGATTGTATCGTCACCGAAGATCAGGCCGCCGCAGACCGGTTCCAGGCGGAAGTCGATTCGGCGATTGTATTGCACAATGCCTCGACCCAGTTCGCCGATGGTGGCGAATTCGGCATGGGTGCGGAAATTGGCATTGCCACCGGACGGATGCATGCCCGCGGGCCGGTTGGTGTCGAACAGCTCACCAGCTTCAAATACAAAGTGCATGGGACGGGCCAAATTCGTCCATGA
- the proB gene encoding glutamate 5-kinase, with protein sequence MASVMSDLRTLKTHSRIVVKIGSALLVEDGALKRAWLEALISDVVGLLEAGAEVLLVSSGSIALGRGVLGLPKGPLKLEESQAAAAAGQIALAKAYADALDAHGRKAGQILLTLGDTEERRRYLNARATIGTLLKLGAVPIINENDSVATSEIRYGDNDRLAARVATMASADCLVLLSDIDGLYTAPPQQDPSAVFLPEVPRITGEIEAMAGSAGSELSRGGMKTKIDAGKIATAAGTSMVITSGKELNPLKRLDEGARATWFPALATPASARKAWIGGTLEPRGQIGLDAGAVKALKSGKSLLPAGVTTVKGAFSRGDAVKVLGPEGAVIGRGLIAYDMEEAQLIAGRNSREIEAIVGYPGRAEMIHRDDLVLEDGFLNGTS encoded by the coding sequence ATGGCATCCGTAATGTCGGATCTGCGGACCCTGAAGACCCACAGCCGGATTGTGGTCAAAATCGGCTCGGCGCTGCTTGTCGAGGACGGTGCGCTGAAACGCGCCTGGCTGGAAGCGCTGATTTCAGATGTCGTCGGTCTTCTTGAGGCTGGTGCGGAAGTTCTGCTGGTGTCCTCCGGCTCGATTGCGCTCGGCCGTGGCGTTTTGGGATTGCCCAAGGGACCGCTGAAACTGGAAGAGAGCCAGGCAGCAGCGGCTGCTGGTCAAATTGCGCTTGCAAAAGCCTATGCTGATGCTTTGGACGCCCATGGACGCAAGGCTGGACAGATTCTGTTGACCCTTGGCGATACAGAAGAGCGGCGGCGGTATCTCAATGCCCGCGCCACCATCGGCACGTTGTTGAAGCTTGGCGCTGTGCCGATCATCAACGAAAACGATTCTGTTGCGACCTCCGAAATCCGTTACGGCGACAATGACCGTCTGGCAGCCCGCGTCGCGACCATGGCGAGCGCCGATTGTCTTGTTTTGCTGTCCGATATTGATGGCCTTTATACTGCGCCGCCGCAGCAGGACCCGTCCGCGGTCTTCCTGCCGGAAGTTCCCAGAATTACCGGCGAAATCGAAGCGATGGCCGGCAGTGCCGGCTCAGAACTGTCGCGCGGCGGCATGAAAACAAAGATCGACGCCGGCAAGATCGCGACCGCCGCTGGCACCTCCATGGTGATTACGTCTGGCAAGGAGCTTAATCCGCTCAAACGGCTGGATGAGGGCGCGCGGGCTACTTGGTTCCCGGCACTTGCGACACCGGCCAGTGCCCGCAAGGCCTGGATCGGTGGGACTTTAGAACCGCGCGGTCAGATCGGTCTGGATGCTGGTGCGGTGAAAGCACTGAAATCCGGCAAGAGCCTTCTTCCCGCCGGTGTGACGACTGTAAAAGGTGCCTTCAGCCGCGGGGACGCGGTGAAGGTTCTGGGACCTGAAGGCGCCGTGATCGGCCGTGGGTTGATTGCCTATGACATGGAAGAAGCGCAATTGATTGCCGGGCGCAACAGCCGGGAAATCGAGGCCATCGTCGGTTATCCGGGGCGCGCGGAAATGATCCACCGGGACGATCTGGTCCTGGAAGATGGCTTTTTGAACGGAACAAGTTAA
- the obgE gene encoding GTPase ObgE, whose translation MKFLDQAKVYVRSGNGGAGCVSFRREKYIEYGGPDGGDGGKGGDVVVECVDGLNTLIDYRYKQHFKAGTGIHGMGKNRTGAHGDDTVLKVPVGTQILEEDNETIIADLTEIGQKVHLLRGGNGGFGNAHFKSSVNQAPRRANPGLEGEEKWIWLRLKLIADAGLVGLPNAGKSTFLSTVSAAKPKIADYPFTTLHPNLGIVQIDGNSFAMADIPGLIEGAHEGTGLGDRFLGHVERTRVLLHLVDGSGEEDPGEAYKVVRGELEAYGAGLTDKPEIVALSKCDALNEELIAEQAASLEAACGQKPLILSSASGLNVDRALRMIVRAIDRDKEEAANQVPAPEQEGWHP comes from the coding sequence ATGAAATTCCTCGATCAGGCCAAGGTCTATGTGCGTTCCGGCAATGGCGGTGCGGGCTGCGTCTCTTTCCGTAGAGAGAAGTATATTGAGTATGGTGGCCCCGATGGCGGCGACGGTGGCAAAGGCGGTGACGTCGTGGTGGAATGTGTCGATGGTCTCAATACGCTCATCGACTACCGCTACAAGCAGCATTTCAAAGCTGGCACTGGCATTCACGGCATGGGCAAAAACAGGACAGGTGCGCATGGTGACGATACCGTTTTGAAAGTCCCGGTGGGAACCCAGATCCTCGAAGAGGACAACGAGACCATTATCGCCGACCTGACAGAGATTGGTCAGAAAGTGCATCTGCTACGCGGCGGTAACGGTGGTTTTGGAAATGCCCACTTTAAATCTTCAGTCAACCAGGCACCGCGCCGGGCGAATCCCGGTCTTGAGGGCGAGGAAAAATGGATCTGGCTGCGCTTGAAACTGATTGCTGATGCCGGGCTTGTGGGATTGCCCAATGCCGGCAAGTCAACTTTCCTGTCGACAGTGTCTGCGGCCAAACCGAAAATCGCCGATTATCCTTTCACGACGCTGCACCCGAATCTCGGCATTGTCCAGATCGACGGCAACAGCTTTGCCATGGCTGATATTCCCGGCTTGATCGAAGGCGCCCATGAGGGCACCGGGCTGGGCGACCGCTTCTTAGGACATGTTGAGCGCACCCGTGTTCTTCTTCATCTAGTAGATGGCTCGGGTGAGGAAGATCCCGGCGAAGCTTACAAGGTGGTGCGCGGTGAGCTGGAAGCCTATGGCGCGGGCCTGACCGACAAGCCTGAGATCGTTGCTTTGTCCAAATGTGATGCCTTGAACGAAGAGCTGATTGCGGAACAAGCAGCCAGTTTGGAAGCCGCTTGCGGCCAGAAACCTCTTATTTTGTCTTCGGCGAGTGGTCTGAATGTCGACCGGGCGCTGCGCATGATCGTGCGCGCGATCGACCGAGACAAAGAAGAAGCTGCCAATCAGGTGCCTGCGCCTGAGCAGGAGGGATGGCATCCGTAA
- a CDS encoding GNAT family N-acetyltransferase produces the protein MMPAEIRTQRLVLRPPHMDDLDTCAELLGDYDVAKMLSRVPYPYELESGRAYLTKAAENWQDPENADELPFHIDQDGQMIGCVSFKKLRATPEFGYWLGKPFWGKGYMSEAVHAATCWLFENTAHRVLAGEAMEENPASLKVLENIGFRVVGEVGCNSVSRGGSVPAVRAELHRSEFMTGH, from the coding sequence ATGATGCCGGCGGAAATCCGGACGCAGCGGCTGGTGCTCCGGCCGCCGCACATGGACGACTTGGACACCTGCGCGGAGCTCTTGGGCGATTATGACGTCGCCAAGATGCTTTCCCGGGTGCCATATCCGTATGAGCTTGAGTCCGGCAGGGCGTATCTCACGAAGGCCGCCGAAAATTGGCAGGATCCAGAAAATGCGGATGAGTTGCCCTTCCATATTGACCAAGACGGCCAAATGATTGGCTGCGTTTCCTTCAAAAAGTTGCGGGCGACCCCGGAATTCGGCTATTGGCTAGGCAAGCCTTTCTGGGGCAAGGGATACATGAGCGAAGCGGTTCATGCAGCAACCTGCTGGTTGTTTGAAAACACCGCTCACAGGGTCCTGGCCGGAGAAGCCATGGAAGAGAATCCGGCTTCCCTGAAAGTATTGGAAAATATCGGTTTCCGTGTCGTTGGCGAGGTGGGCTGTAACAGCGTGTCCCGCGGGGGTAGTGTTCCTGCCGTACGCGCCGAATTGCACCGTAGCGAGTTTATGACCGGCCATTGA
- a CDS encoding GNAT family N-acetyltransferase — protein MITLPELKTRRLILRPVELSDAPAIEELAGKDFSVARWLTSYSWPYEDGSAEKFLGSIIGTDPQETGAIFAITLGGVFIGIVAVEAPGDLTELPDDPTLGYWIGRAFQGHGYASEAVEAVLAWAFEVYGANALAARAYEENTRSRALLRKAGFKPYALTERHAKALDRKVSNVVVRLERNEFEARRQVA, from the coding sequence ATGATCACGTTGCCAGAGTTAAAAACCCGTCGTCTGATTCTGCGGCCGGTCGAACTGAGCGATGCCCCTGCGATTGAAGAACTGGCAGGCAAGGATTTCAGCGTGGCGCGCTGGCTGACATCATATTCTTGGCCGTATGAAGACGGCAGTGCCGAGAAATTTCTTGGATCAATCATCGGAACGGATCCGCAGGAAACCGGAGCCATTTTTGCCATCACGCTGGGTGGTGTCTTCATTGGCATCGTGGCAGTTGAAGCGCCGGGCGATCTGACCGAATTGCCGGACGATCCGACCTTGGGTTATTGGATTGGCCGGGCGTTCCAAGGTCATGGTTATGCGAGCGAAGCCGTGGAAGCGGTGCTGGCCTGGGCATTCGAGGTCTATGGAGCAAATGCCTTGGCCGCGCGCGCCTATGAAGAAAACACGCGGTCGCGGGCGCTGTTGCGCAAAGCTGGCTTCAAGCCGTATGCGCTCACCGAACGCCATGCCAAGGCCTTGGACCGGAAAGTGTCGAATGTCGTTGTACGTTTGGAACGCAACGAGTTCGAAGCCCGGAGGCAGGTGGCATGA
- a CDS encoding GNAT family N-acetyltransferase, protein MVVESDGLLDESSLAAAPLPQEAVHVRLDKPRMDDLADLVFLANNKQVAANLSTMPHPFTADDGRALITKANLNLHRSEGFAIRLKSTGRLIGLTRYANVEPGGPVHIGYWLGEPFWGQGFATEAVHALVDHAFMYTDIEELQGSCRVTNPASRRVLVKSGFQYRDQSMIRSVGAGGSVPIERYTLERTIWKSLKGWGQGR, encoded by the coding sequence ATGGTTGTTGAAAGTGATGGACTGTTAGACGAAAGCAGTTTGGCCGCGGCCCCGTTGCCGCAGGAAGCGGTTCATGTGCGGCTCGACAAACCGCGCATGGACGATTTGGCGGATCTTGTGTTCCTGGCGAACAACAAGCAAGTGGCAGCGAACCTGTCCACTATGCCGCATCCCTTCACGGCGGATGACGGCCGCGCGCTGATCACCAAGGCGAACCTCAATCTGCATCGCTCAGAGGGGTTTGCCATCCGGCTGAAAAGCACCGGCCGGCTGATCGGTCTGACCCGCTATGCCAATGTTGAGCCGGGTGGTCCGGTCCATATCGGCTATTGGCTGGGTGAGCCGTTCTGGGGCCAGGGATTTGCCACCGAAGCCGTGCATGCGCTGGTCGATCATGCCTTCATGTACACCGACATCGAAGAGCTGCAGGGCTCCTGCCGGGTGACCAATCCGGCATCGCGCCGGGTGTTGGTGAAGTCCGGGTTCCAATACCGCGACCAGTCCATGATCCGCTCTGTTGGCGCAGGCGGCTCTGTACCGATTGAGCGCTATACGCTTGAGCGGACTATCTGGAAGTCTTTGAAAGGTTGGGGGCAGGGCCGATGA
- the rpmA gene encoding 50S ribosomal protein L27 has translation MAHKKAGGSSRNGRDSAGRRLGIKKYGGEAVIPGNIIARQRGTTWHPGTGVGMGKDHTIFATVEGKVEFQAKANKRTFINVVPVAEAAE, from the coding sequence ATGGCACATAAAAAGGCAGGCGGTTCATCCCGCAACGGCCGCGACTCAGCTGGCCGCCGTCTTGGCATCAAAAAGTATGGTGGTGAAGCCGTGATTCCGGGCAACATCATCGCACGTCAACGTGGCACCACATGGCACCCGGGCACCGGTGTGGGCATGGGTAAGGACCACACAATTTTTGCGACCGTTGAAGGCAAAGTTGAGTTTCAGGCGAAAGCCAACAAACGAACTTTCATCAATGTGGTCCCAGTGGCGGAAGCTGCGGAGTAA
- a CDS encoding 50S ribosomal protein L21, with protein MFAVIKTGGKQYKVAADDLLKVEKLDAEAGSTVTFDEVLMVGSDTDTTVGAPTVEGASVVAEVVDQGRNRKVIIFKKRRRQNSRRRNGHRQAFTLVKVTDILTGGAKPAKKAAPKKAAPKAEEKKDDAPAADAGADDLKKLDGAGPAAVKKLNEAGITTFAQIAAMGADDIARVEEETGLKGKFERGNWVEQAKELAGN; from the coding sequence ATGTTCGCAGTGATCAAAACTGGTGGCAAACAGTATAAAGTTGCCGCTGACGACCTCCTGAAGGTCGAAAAACTCGATGCCGAAGCTGGCAGCACCGTCACCTTTGACGAAGTGCTGATGGTTGGCAGCGACACAGACACCACCGTTGGTGCACCGACCGTTGAAGGTGCCAGCGTTGTTGCGGAAGTGGTCGATCAGGGCCGTAACCGCAAGGTTATCATTTTTAAAAAGCGCCGGCGTCAGAATTCCCGCCGCCGCAACGGCCACCGTCAGGCCTTCACCCTTGTTAAGGTGACCGACATCCTGACCGGTGGTGCAAAGCCGGCCAAAAAGGCAGCGCCGAAAAAGGCTGCGCCGAAGGCTGAAGAGAAAAAGGACGACGCACCGGCGGCTGATGCTGGCGCGGACGACCTGAAGAAACTGGATGGTGCCGGTCCGGCTGCTGTGAAGAAACTGAACGAAGCTGGCATCACCACTTTCGCTCAGATCGCAGCAATGGGCGCTGACGACATCGCCCGCGTTGAAGAAGAAACTGGTCTGAAGGGCAAGTTCGAGCGCGGTAACTGGGTTGAGCAGGCGAAAGAACTGGCTGGCAACTAA